In the genome of Streptomyces sp. SAI-127, the window CCAGATACAGCGAGTAGAGGACCGGGAAGAACGAGAAGGCGAGGAAGACCAGGTAGAAGGGCGAGATCGCCAGGTACTGCCGCCAGTGGGACAGCACCCCGCGACGCCTGACCCGTACGGCGCCCGGGGGCGGGGTGCGTCGCGGGCGGAACCGGGTGGGGCCCGGCCCGCCGCGGTGCTTGGGCACCGCGGCGGGTCCGGTGACCGGAGGTGAGGACATGTCAGCTCACTCCCTGCCGCTGGCCGATCTGCTTGGCCTGGCTGACCGCGTCCTTCCAGGCGTCGTCGGGCTTCTTGCCCTTGGCCTCGATGTTGGTCAGCTCGGTCAGGTAGGGGGCCATGACGGCGGCGTCGGCGGGCGCTTCGTAGCTGGCCGGGATGGCCTCGGCGGCCGGCCCGAAGACCTCGATGATCTTCTGCCCGCCGAAGAAGGCGTCCGGACCCGTCATGGCCGGCATCGCGTAAGCGGCCGGACAGGCCGGGAAGATGGCGGCGTCGGTGAAGCCTCGGGCGTCGTTGGCCGGGTTGAGGATCCAGCTGATGATCTTGAATGCCTCTTCGGGGTTGCGGCACTGCTTGGGCAGGGCCAGGTAGGAGCCGCCCTGGTTGGCCGGTCCTCCGGGGTTCGGGCTGACATGCCACTTGCCCTTGGTGTTGGGGGCTGCCTGCTCGATGTCCAACGCGTGCCAGGCCGCGCCGAGTTCGGTGGTGAGGGTGCCCTTGCTGAGGGCGGCGTTGTGGGTGTTGTCGTTGATCTTTCCGTCGAGGCCGAGCTGGTAGGGGCGGACGGAGAGATCCCAGGCGGCGCGTATGTGGTCCTGGTCGCCGATGAAGTGGTTGTTCTCGTCGATGAACCGCTTGGTGCCCTGACCGACCGCGATGTTGAACACCGAGCCGAGGTTGTTGATCAGGTAGGTGCCGGGCAACGCCTTCTTCAGCTCGGCGCCGAGCGCGTAGTAGTCGTCCCAGGTCTTGGTCGCGGCGGCGACCTTGGCGGGGTCGGAGGGCAGCCCGGCCTTGTCGAACAGGTCCGCGCGGTAGTAGAGCGCGGTGGGACCGATATCGATCGGGAAACCGATCTGCTTGCCGTCGGTGGTCTGGGCGAGCTTGGTCTTCCAGTCCAGGTACTGGGAGGAGAGCTTCTTGAAGCCCAGGTCGTTCAGGTCCAGGAAGCGGCTGCCATTGGGCAGGAAGGAGGCGATGTCCTCCCCCTTGATGCCGGTGATGTCAGGCACGGCCGCGCCCGCCGCGAGGGTGGTGGTGAGCTTCTGCTTGAAGTCGCCGCCGATGGAGTTGGTGGTCAGCTTGACCTGGCCGCTGAAGTGCGTCTTGGCTTCGGCGACCACCTTGTCGCTGAGCGCGCCTCCCCAGTACCAGAGGGTCAGGTCCTTGCCGTCCTTGCTGCCGCTCGATCCTGAACTGCCGCCGCATGCTGCGGTGGCGCCGGCCGCGGCGGCCGTCAGGGCGGCGGCCTGAAGGAATCGTCTGCGGGAAAGATCCACGATCTTCTCCTAGTTCTGGGCGGGGTCTGCGCATCGGCCATATCCGGTATGTCCGACAGGGCCTGTGAGTCGTGAGCCGTGGAGGGGTGTGACGGGAGGGCCGGGTGGCTGAAGAGCATCGGCGTGGTGGGAACCCTTCAGCCACCCGGGGCGTGTGAGCTGGTCCTCTCAGACGGTGCCGACGCGTCCATGGCGGCGGGATACGCCGTTCATCCGCTTCGGCCGACCGGAGTGGGGTCCGGACCTCGCTTGAATTACGCAAGAGAGTGCACCCGATGCGCGACTTTGACAAGGGTCAAGCGAGTATCGAGACATTCATGCGTGACTTTGCTTGAGTTTGAAGAGTTCACGAGTATGGTCAGCGCATGCTCCCTGACCGAAGACATCAGCTGATCCTTCGCGCCCTGCGCGCGGACGGGCCCATCTCGGTGGTCGCCCTGGCCGAGAAGGTCGGGGCGAGTCAGGCCACCATCCGTCGTGACCTCGTACAACTGGAGGACGAGGGACTGCTCAAGCGGGTCTACGGCGGCGCCGCCCCCATGGTGGGCGAGGACGACCCGTTCGCCGACGTGGCCGGAGTCCGTGTCGAGGCGAAGGACGCGCTCGCCGTCTGGTGCGCGGACCTCGTCAGGGACGGCGAGACCGTGCTCCTCGACATCGGCACCACGGCCCACCGGGTGGCCCGCCACCTGCACGGCCGGTCCCTGACCGTGATCACCAGCAACCTCGCCGTCTACGAGGAGCTCCAGGACGACAAGGACATCCAGCTGATCCTGCTGGGCGGCGTGGTCCGACGCGACTACCGCTCGCTGGTGGGCTTCCTCACCGAGGACAACCTGCGGCAGGTCCACGCCGACCGGTTGTTCCTCGGCACCAGCGGGGTCCGCCCCGACGGACAGGTGCTGGACACCACCGCCGTCGAGGTGCCCGTCAAGCGGGCGATGATCGCCGCCAGTGCCCAGGTGGTCCTGCTGGCGGACGCGGGCAAGTTCCCCGGCACCGGAATGGCCCGGGTGTGCGGTCCCGAGGAACTCGACGTCGTGGTGACCAACGCCCCGGTGGAGGAGAAGACCGGTAGCCGTCTGCGCGAGGCCGGAGTCGAGGTGGTCGAGGTATGAGACTGACGATCCTGGGGGGCGGCGGCTTCCGCGTCCCCCTGGTCTACCGGGCCCTGCTCGGCGACCGCGGCGAAGGACGCGTCACCGACGTGACCCTGTACGACCTGGACGCCTCACGGCTGACGACCATCGCCAAGGTCCTCGCCGACCAGGCTGCCGGGCACCCCGATCCACCGAGGGTCACCGTCACCACCGACCTGGACGAGGCGGTCACCGGGGCCGACTTCGTGTTCTCCGCCATCCGGGTCGGCGGACTCGCAGGCCGTGCGGCGGACGAGCGGATCGCCCTGGAGGAAGGCGTGCTGGGCCAGGAGACCGTCGGCGCGGGCGGCATCTCCTACGGGCTGCGCACCATCCCGGTGGCCCTGGAGATCGCCCGTCGGATCGCCGCCCTGGCGCCCGATGCCTGGGTCATCAACTTCACCAACCCCGCAGGCATGGTCACCGAGGCCATGACCGCCCTCCTCGGCGACCGCGTCATCGGGATCTGCGACTCCCCGGTGGGTCTGGGCCGCCGCGTGGCCGGGGCGCTCGGCGTCGACCCGGCGCGCACCAGCCTGGACTACGTGGGTCTGAACCACCTGGGCTGGCTGTGCGGCCTGTACGCCGACGGCCGGAACCTGCTGCCGTCCCTGTTCGGGAACGAGGCCGCCCTGACCTCCTTCGAGGAGGGCAAGCTCTTCGGCGCCGACCTGCTGCGCACACTCGGCGCGCTGCCCAACGAGTACCTGCACTACTACTACTTCCACCGCGAGTCGGTCGGCACCGCGCGGGCCGCCGAGCACACCCGGGGCGCCTTCCTCCACACGCAACAGCAGCGCTTCTACGACCTGCTGGACACCGCGGGCGACGGCCCGACCGCGCCCCGGGCCGCCTGGAACGCCTGGGACGCCACCCGGCTGGAGCGCGAGACCACCTACATGGCGGAGAACCGCGACGCCGTCGGCATGGGCGAACGGGACTCGTGCGACCTGGAATCCGGCGGCTATGAGCAGGTGGCCCTCGCACTCATGCGGGCCATCGCCCGGGACGAGCGGACCACGCTCATCCTCAACGTCCGGGGCCGCGGCCGGATCCCCGCCCTGGACGACGACGCCGTCATCGAGGTCCCCTGCCATGTGGACGCCAACGGCGCACGCCCCATCGCCGGCTCGCCGCTGCCCGACCACGGCCAGGGCCTGGTGTGCGCCGTCAAGGCGGTCGAACGCGCGGTGATCCACGCCGCGACCACCGCGGAACGCGCCCACGCGGTCAAGGCCCTGACCATCCACCCGCTGATCGACTCGTACACGGTCGCGAAACGCCTGCTGGACGCGTACCAGCGACATTTCCCGGAGCTTGCCTACCTGGGGCGTTAGTGCTCTGACCGGGAACCGTCGCCGGTCAGAGGCTGGTCGGTTCACCGGGAGCGCGCGGCGGCCTCCAAGACCTCATGGACGGTCTTCGCGGGGTGACCGATGGTGGCTTCCAGCGTCGGGTTGGTGGCGTTGAACTCGCCATTGCGCGATGCCGCGAACATCGTCAGGGCGAACTCCGCAGCGGGCCGCGGCATCCCGTCGGCGACCACTGCGGATATCCACTCGTTGTCGTCCATGACGACTCGGGTGATGGTCCGGCCGGTGATGCGGCTGAGGATCTCGGCAACGTCGGCGAAGTCCAGCGTGTGGGGGGCTGTCAGCGGCGGCGTGATCCCTTCGAGTACACCGTCCTCGGTCAGTGCGGAGACCGCGGCTTCTGCCAGGTCCTCGTGGGCCGTCCAGGACACCGGGCCATCCTGCGGCACGGCGAGCGTGCCGGTCGCCAGCGCCGCGCCGAGGTAGGGGCCCAAGGCGGAGGCGTAGAACCCGTTGCGAAGGGCGGTGTAGGGAACTGCCTGGTGCTGGAGGTGCTCCTCGGTAGCCGCGTGGACCTTCTGCGGCGGGAAGAGCGACGTGGGAGAGGCGGCCTGGTGGCTGGTGTAGAGGATGCGTCGGGCACCCGCTTCCCGTGCCGCGTCGATGGCGGCGCGGTTGGCAGTCAACGCGCCGCCGCCTCGAATGGCCGCGGAGACGACCAGGACGCGCTCGGCACCTTCGAAGGCGTGCTTGAGACTGTCGGGTTCGGTGAAGTCTCCCGCTCGGACTCGGACGCCGCGCTCGGCAAGGTCGGCGGCCTTGCTCACGTCGCGCACACTGACGGCGATCCTGTCGGCCGGTACCCGCTCCAGCAGGCGGTGGACGATCAGCGAGCCGAGGTGGCCGGTGGCTCCCGTGACGATCAGCATCGGTTGCTCCAGTCTGAAAACGTTTCCAACGGAACTGAAATAACGGTATCACCGATACTTCCGTTGGACGCGGCCGTACTCTTCATGCAGGTCATTCGGGATGAGCTGGCGATAACAGCGATAACATCACCCGTCACACGCGAGCGATACCATCGTCTCCATGACACCCAACACGCAGCGGCGAGACATCACCCGGGACCGCATCGTGAAGGCTGCGGCCGGCCTGCTGCGCGACCAGGGTCCGGCCGCGGTGACCACACGCCGCGTGGCGCACGAGGCCGGGCTGCAGCCTCCTGCTCTCTACCGCTTCTTCCAGGACAAGGACGACCTGCTGGATGTCGCCGCGGAACATGTCTTCGCCGAACATGTGGCGAGCAAGCAGACCACCGCGCCCTCGGACGACCCCGTGGAAGACCTCCGCGCCGGATGGAACACGCAGATCAGCTTCGGCCTGGCCAACCCGTACGTCTACGGCCTGTTGCTCGACCCGGCCCGTGCACGCAACACCCCGGCACAGGTCAAGGGCGTGTTGATCCTTGCCGAGCGTGTGCACAGGATCGCCGCCGCCGGGCGGCTCCGGGTGAGCGAGGAACGCGCCGTCAACCTCATCCGCTCGGCGGGGATCGGAACCGTCCACACCCTGCTGACCCTGCCACCGGAGCAGAGCGACCCGCACCTGGCCGACGCCGCCTTCGACGCGATCGCTCGCGCCATCCTCGTGGATGAGCCCGCTGTCCCCACCCGGGACCCGGCGGCCGTCGTCGCGGCCTTCCGCACCCTCCTGCCGGAGCTGCCCAGTCTCAGCAAGGCCGAGGTCGCGCTCCTCGACGAGTGGCTGCAACGCTGATCCAGCCCCGCGCCGCCCGAGAGGATGCAGGCGTCGGACGGCAACGCATTCAGGCGCCGGACGCCCCCGGTCCCCGTTCCTCGAAGGCCCTGAGCGGCGGTACCGGACGCGGGCCGGTCCCCGGGACCCAGCCCGCGTCCAGCTTGCGCAGGCCCACGCCGTCCGGCGCCCAGACGTGGCAGCTGTTCAGCACGCCCGCCGTGGAGCGCGGGCCCTGGGACCGCTCACCGGCGTACCGCAGGCCCGCGTTCGCCGAGATGGCCGCCTGCACCACCGCGGGGCCCAAGGCGCGGGCCAGCTCATGCAGGTGCGAGCAGCCGGACACCCCACGGAACCGTTCCTGGATGGCCCGGTTGTATCCGGCGGCGACGCTGAGCCCGACCAGTCCGTCGAACACCGGGGTGATCAACGGGCACTCGGCGTGCGGGAAGGTCCGCATGTCCGCGTCGGCGTGCACGACGACCATGCCGGCGAGCCGCACCCGGACCGCGAGCGCCATCCGGTGGACGACGTCGGCCGGCGGCTCCGCCCAGGGGCGCACGTCGCTCAGTTCCGCCTCGACCGAGATCTCGTCGCCGCCCTCCGCGTACGCGGTGACGGTGATCGTGCGGCGGTGCAGCGGGAGTTCGGGGCGTGTCATGACGACGCCTCCTGCGGAAGCGCCGGGGCCACGGCCGGAGTCTCCCCCAGCCCCGCGAACTCCGGCTGCCTGCGTTCGATGAAGCTGAGCACGCCCTCGCGGTAGTCCGGGGCACGTTTCGCCGTGGCCAGGAGAGCGGCCGCGTGATCGCGGCTCTCGGTGAAGGTCCTCGCCTGGTCGTCGGCGAGCTGCCGCTTGATCAGGGACATCGCGTACGGGCTGGCCGACCGGGCCAGTTCGGTCGCGTACGCGAGCGCCGCCGGGAGCAGGTCCTGGGGTTCGACCAGGCGGTTGACCAGCCCCATGGCCAGGGCCTCCGTCCCGGTGATCCGACGTGAGGACAGCAGCAGGTCGGCGGCGTTGCCGTAGCCGATCAGCCGGGGCAGGATCCAGGACACGCCGTCCTCGGCCACCAGCCCCCGCGCGCTGAACGCGGCGGCGAACTTGGCGTGCGGCACGGCGAACCGGACGTCGCACATCAGCGCCTGGTTGAACCCGATGCCGGCGCAGGCGCCGTTGACGGCCGCCACCACGGGCTTCGGGAAGGACATCGGGCGGCTGCGCGGGGGCAGCTGGTCCGTCGGCCATGGACGGGCGCCCGACGAGGCGGCGTCCAGGACGCTCATGTCCATTCCCGGGCAGAAGCTGCGCCCGGCGCCGGTGAGCACCACGGCACGCACCCGTGGATCCTGCTCCGCCCGGTCGAACAGCTCGTTGTAGAGCAGCTCCATCTCCAGCGTCCAGGCGTTGTGCCGTTCGGGCCGGTTCAGGGTGAACAGCATGACCCCGTCGTCGGTGAGCTCGGTGAGGATCACCGGGGCTGGGTTCTCGGTCATCGAGGTCACTCCCACGGGGTCCGTTGGCTGGCTTTATAGATAGATGAATCATCTATATACCAACAGCCGCCAGGGCACCAGATCAGGTGACGCAAAGAGACGATCACTCACGCCTTGACCTGGTACCCTCGATGCACTAAGACGATTCATTTAGCTATACGAGGAGCCCACCGTGGCCGAGGCAGCCCGCACCGCAGAAACGGCGACCGTGCCCGTCCCCGCCCGCAGCCGCGTCGGACGTCAGGTGCGGGTGCCGAAGACCGCCGAGCTGGTCGCCGCGCACCTGCGTCGTCAGATCGTACGGGGCGAGCTGAAGCCCGGTGACGCGCTGCCTCCGGAGTCGGGCCTGATGGAGCAGTTCGGCATCTCGCGGCCCACGCTGCGCGAGGCGTTCCGGGTGCTGGAGTCGGAGTCCCTGATCACGGTGCGCCGCGGCGCCCACGGCGGCGCCCGGGTGAGCGCTCCGGACTCGGATGTCGCCGCCCGCTTCGCCGGCCTGATCCTGGAGTACCGCGGCGCCACCCTGGGTGACATCTATCGTGCCGCGGCCCTCATCGAGCCGCCCTGCGCCCGCCAGCTCGCCACCAGGCACACGGCGGACGACATCAAGCGGCTGCGCGACGCGGTGGCGGCCGAGAAGGCCGTCCTGGACGACCCGCTCGCCCTGGTCGACGCGCAGGACGCCTTCCACGCCCTGCTGGTCGAACTCACCGGCAACCAGACCCTGATCCTGTTGTGCGGCATGCTGCGCAACATCATCGACCGGGCCAACGCCTCGTACACCGCGGGCGCGGCCGACGCCGAGGCACAGAAGACGCAGGCCCTCAAGGGACACCGGGCGCATGTGCGGATGGTCGGCCTGATCGAGTCCGGCAAGGCGGACGAGGCCGAGAAGCTGTGGCAGCGGCACATCTCCAGCGCGGACGACGTCGTGAACGCCGCGGGACCCAAGACGGTGCTCGAACTCCTCGACTGACCGGCCCCGACCTCGCTGCGGACCCGCCTCCACCTCCCCCTTGCGCTCTCTAATCAGTTAGATAATTATAGAAGGCGTACTGAATAGTTCCTGGGGCCCCGGAGGCGACGCCATGGCCGAACTGCGCAAGCGCATCTTCGACTGCGACCAGCACATGTACGAGGAGC includes:
- a CDS encoding NAD(P)H-binding protein, which produces MLIVTGATGHLGSLIVHRLLERVPADRIAVSVRDVSKAADLAERGVRVRAGDFTEPDSLKHAFEGAERVLVVSAAIRGGGALTANRAAIDAAREAGARRILYTSHQAASPTSLFPPQKVHAATEEHLQHQAVPYTALRNGFYASALGPYLGAALATGTLAVPQDGPVSWTAHEDLAEAAVSALTEDGVLEGITPPLTAPHTLDFADVAEILSRITGRTITRVVMDDNEWISAVVADGMPRPAAEFALTMFAASRNGEFNATNPTLEATIGHPAKTVHEVLEAAARSR
- a CDS encoding TetR/AcrR family transcriptional regulator, yielding MTPNTQRRDITRDRIVKAAAGLLRDQGPAAVTTRRVAHEAGLQPPALYRFFQDKDDLLDVAAEHVFAEHVASKQTTAPSDDPVEDLRAGWNTQISFGLANPYVYGLLLDPARARNTPAQVKGVLILAERVHRIAAAGRLRVSEERAVNLIRSAGIGTVHTLLTLPPEQSDPHLADAAFDAIARAILVDEPAVPTRDPAAVVAAFRTLLPELPSLSKAEVALLDEWLQR
- a CDS encoding DeoR/GlpR family DNA-binding transcription regulator, which translates into the protein MLPDRRHQLILRALRADGPISVVALAEKVGASQATIRRDLVQLEDEGLLKRVYGGAAPMVGEDDPFADVAGVRVEAKDALAVWCADLVRDGETVLLDIGTTAHRVARHLHGRSLTVITSNLAVYEELQDDKDIQLILLGGVVRRDYRSLVGFLTEDNLRQVHADRLFLGTSGVRPDGQVLDTTAVEVPVKRAMIAASAQVVLLADAGKFPGTGMARVCGPEELDVVVTNAPVEEKTGSRLREAGVEVVEV
- a CDS encoding DUF2889 domain-containing protein, with the protein product MTRPELPLHRRTITVTAYAEGGDEISVEAELSDVRPWAEPPADVVHRMALAVRVRLAGMVVVHADADMRTFPHAECPLITPVFDGLVGLSVAAGYNRAIQERFRGVSGCSHLHELARALGPAVVQAAISANAGLRYAGERSQGPRSTAGVLNSCHVWAPDGVGLRKLDAGWVPGTGPRPVPPLRAFEERGPGASGA
- a CDS encoding extracellular solute-binding protein; this translates as MDLSRRRFLQAAALTAAAAGATAACGGSSGSSGSKDGKDLTLWYWGGALSDKVVAEAKTHFSGQVKLTTNSIGGDFKQKLTTTLAAGAAVPDITGIKGEDIASFLPNGSRFLDLNDLGFKKLSSQYLDWKTKLAQTTDGKQIGFPIDIGPTALYYRADLFDKAGLPSDPAKVAAATKTWDDYYALGAELKKALPGTYLINNLGSVFNIAVGQGTKRFIDENNHFIGDQDHIRAAWDLSVRPYQLGLDGKINDNTHNAALSKGTLTTELGAAWHALDIEQAAPNTKGKWHVSPNPGGPANQGGSYLALPKQCRNPEEAFKIISWILNPANDARGFTDAAIFPACPAAYAMPAMTGPDAFFGGQKIIEVFGPAAEAIPASYEAPADAAVMAPYLTELTNIEAKGKKPDDAWKDAVSQAKQIGQRQGVS
- a CDS encoding FCD domain-containing protein is translated as MAEAARTAETATVPVPARSRVGRQVRVPKTAELVAAHLRRQIVRGELKPGDALPPESGLMEQFGISRPTLREAFRVLESESLITVRRGAHGGARVSAPDSDVAARFAGLILEYRGATLGDIYRAAALIEPPCARQLATRHTADDIKRLRDAVAAEKAVLDDPLALVDAQDAFHALLVELTGNQTLILLCGMLRNIIDRANASYTAGAADAEAQKTQALKGHRAHVRMVGLIESGKADEAEKLWQRHISSADDVVNAAGPKTVLELLD
- a CDS encoding enoyl-CoA hydratase-related protein, translating into MTENPAPVILTELTDDGVMLFTLNRPERHNAWTLEMELLYNELFDRAEQDPRVRAVVLTGAGRSFCPGMDMSVLDAASSGARPWPTDQLPPRSRPMSFPKPVVAAVNGACAGIGFNQALMCDVRFAVPHAKFAAAFSARGLVAEDGVSWILPRLIGYGNAADLLLSSRRITGTEALAMGLVNRLVEPQDLLPAALAYATELARSASPYAMSLIKRQLADDQARTFTESRDHAAALLATAKRAPDYREGVLSFIERRQPEFAGLGETPAVAPALPQEASS
- a CDS encoding 6-phospho-beta-glucosidase, whose product is MRLTILGGGGFRVPLVYRALLGDRGEGRVTDVTLYDLDASRLTTIAKVLADQAAGHPDPPRVTVTTDLDEAVTGADFVFSAIRVGGLAGRAADERIALEEGVLGQETVGAGGISYGLRTIPVALEIARRIAALAPDAWVINFTNPAGMVTEAMTALLGDRVIGICDSPVGLGRRVAGALGVDPARTSLDYVGLNHLGWLCGLYADGRNLLPSLFGNEAALTSFEEGKLFGADLLRTLGALPNEYLHYYYFHRESVGTARAAEHTRGAFLHTQQQRFYDLLDTAGDGPTAPRAAWNAWDATRLERETTYMAENRDAVGMGERDSCDLESGGYEQVALALMRAIARDERTTLILNVRGRGRIPALDDDAVIEVPCHVDANGARPIAGSPLPDHGQGLVCAVKAVERAVIHAATTAERAHAVKALTIHPLIDSYTVAKRLLDAYQRHFPELAYLGR